Proteins encoded by one window of Chryseobacterium sp. POL2:
- a CDS encoding phosphohydrolase, which produces MADIQLLYKAIKIAQKAHKRQTDKYDAPYLGHVFRVMEAGKTIDEKIVGALHDVVEDHPQFSFEYLLEQGFPAYIVEAVECLTKRDNGDPELQENYDDFIKRIEKNPLAVKVKINDLKDNMDLRRFTRPIESKDLKRLNKYLTAYQYLTSTY; this is translated from the coding sequence ATGGCAGATATTCAATTACTTTATAAAGCAATTAAAATTGCACAAAAAGCCCACAAAAGACAAACTGACAAATACGATGCGCCCTATCTAGGACACGTTTTCCGTGTTATGGAAGCGGGCAAAACCATTGATGAAAAAATAGTTGGCGCGTTGCATGATGTGGTAGAAGATCATCCCCAATTTTCGTTTGAATACCTTTTGGAACAAGGATTTCCGGCTTATATTGTCGAGGCTGTGGAATGCTTAACCAAACGCGATAATGGAGATCCCGAATTGCAAGAAAATTATGATGATTTTATCAAACGTATTGAAAAAAATCCGTTGGCAGTAAAAGTCAAAATCAATGATTTGAAAGACAATATGGATCTTCGCCGTTTCACAAGACCCATAGAAAGTAAAGACCTAAAACGTCTTAACAAATATCTAACTGCTTATCAATATCTTACGAGCACTTATTAA
- a CDS encoding SRPBCC family protein: MKHLKYSIEIDAPKEKVWDVLWNTKTYNQWTAFFSPGSSFETDWKVGGDTRFIDADSKDGMISTIKELKENELVNFEHLGMIKDGIVDKDSDEVKQWSGITERYELIDNNGKTQLNVDTKTSDDYVDFMNQGFEKGLNKIKELSEQ; the protein is encoded by the coding sequence ATGAAACATTTAAAATACAGCATCGAGATAGATGCGCCAAAAGAAAAAGTTTGGGATGTTCTTTGGAATACCAAAACTTATAATCAATGGACAGCTTTTTTCTCGCCAGGATCAAGTTTTGAGACCGATTGGAAAGTTGGCGGCGATACAAGATTTATAGACGCAGATTCCAAAGATGGGATGATTAGCACTATTAAAGAATTAAAAGAAAATGAACTTGTCAATTTTGAACACCTCGGTATGATAAAAGATGGCATTGTTGACAAAGATTCCGACGAAGTAAAACAGTGGTCTGGCATAACAGAGCGTTATGAACTTATCGACAACAATGGAAAAACACAGCTCAATGTTGATACCAAAACCAGTGATGATTATGTCGATTTTATGAATCAAGGTTTTGAAAAAGGATTGAATAAAATTAAAGAACTTTCTGAACAATAA
- a CDS encoding VOC family protein: MISSNIFPCFWFNANGKEAAEKYSNLFPNTKITVDTPMVIMLDMNGQQMMLLNGGPTFQPNPSISLMVMCDTPEEVEKYYKALSQNGEILMDLGAYPWSEKYAWISDEYGVSWQFYLGEHKGQKFVPTLMYIQQNNGKCREAMSLYTSVFPNSKIDGIMDHQEGDLKGMIAHAQFTIDDYSLYAMDGGTMHDFNFSEGVSIVVMTSNQEETDRYWNALTANAGQESMCGWLKDPYGVSWQITPRRLIELTNDADSEKAKKVFDAMLKMKKIIIADLEMAYSS; the protein is encoded by the coding sequence ATGATTAGTTCTAATATATTTCCTTGTTTTTGGTTTAATGCTAATGGCAAGGAAGCAGCGGAAAAATACAGCAATTTGTTCCCAAATACCAAGATTACAGTAGATACGCCGATGGTCATTATGCTTGATATGAATGGTCAACAAATGATGTTGCTGAATGGCGGACCGACTTTTCAACCCAATCCAAGTATTTCGTTGATGGTGATGTGTGATACACCAGAAGAAGTTGAAAAATATTACAAAGCACTTTCACAAAATGGCGAAATTTTGATGGACTTGGGCGCTTATCCTTGGAGTGAAAAATATGCGTGGATTTCTGATGAATACGGGGTGAGTTGGCAATTTTATCTCGGTGAGCATAAGGGACAAAAATTTGTACCGACTTTAATGTATATCCAACAAAATAATGGAAAATGTCGCGAAGCTATGTCGCTTTATACTTCGGTTTTTCCAAATTCTAAAATCGATGGAATTATGGATCATCAAGAAGGCGATTTGAAAGGAATGATCGCGCATGCGCAGTTCACAATCGACGATTATTCGTTGTATGCGATGGATGGCGGAACGATGCATGATTTTAATTTTTCAGAAGGTGTTTCGATTGTTGTGATGACGTCAAATCAAGAAGAAACCGACAGATATTGGAACGCGTTAACAGCAAATGCTGGACAAGAAAGTATGTGCGGTTGGCTGAAAGATCCTTATGGCGTTAGCTGGCAAATTACACCGCGCCGATTGATTGAATTGACGAATGATGCGGATTCTGAAAAAGCCAAAAAAGTTTTTGATGCAATGCTTAAAATGAAAAAAATTATCATTGCAGACCTCGAAATGGCTTATTCATCTTAA
- a CDS encoding DinB family protein has protein sequence MDTPKSQKLEIILPAYRMHSQNFINVLDTVSEEDALKRIEDKTNHIIWMAGNFVNIRYGMAWVLGLREEDPYSDLFFQGKTLNTELKYPSLEALKKNFHHISPLVYQKLLEATDEDLDKMFPMGMNIDFCIENTLNFVGMCISREDYLCGQLGLMRKLLGYEGMKYEIHSEIKY, from the coding sequence ATGGATACACCCAAATCACAGAAATTAGAAATTATTCTTCCAGCTTACAGAATGCATTCGCAGAATTTTATAAATGTTCTCGATACAGTTTCTGAAGAAGATGCTTTGAAAAGAATTGAAGATAAAACCAATCATATTATCTGGATGGCAGGTAATTTTGTGAACATACGTTATGGTATGGCTTGGGTTTTGGGACTTCGCGAAGAAGATCCTTATTCTGATTTGTTTTTTCAAGGAAAAACTTTGAACACCGAATTAAAATACCCAAGTTTGGAAGCATTAAAAAAGAACTTTCATCATATCTCGCCTTTGGTTTATCAAAAACTTTTGGAAGCAACAGACGAAGATTTGGACAAGATGTTTCCTATGGGGATGAACATTGATTTCTGCATAGAAAACACTCTCAATTTCGTGGGAATGTGTATTAGCAGAGAAGATTATCTGTGTGGACAACTCGGGCTCATGCGAAAACTCTTAGGTTACGAAGGCATGAAGTACGAGATTCATTCAGAAATTAAATATTAA
- a CDS encoding DUF2490 domain-containing protein — MKKLLLPFVIILGIVAQAQNKENLSGFNMLSFTYKFAPKWMAYVELQTRSIEDYTYIDYYETKGGVGYSINKNNQAFIGVGRYGTYKKHKISQEEHRVWLQYTLTNRIKSLKFDHRLRAEQRFFHNAITDENTNTQRYRYRLSATLPLNNTKVQPGTIFANAFEEVFVGPQDQFFKRSRTFAGIGYQFNDNMNATSGYMFQREFASKGNTTLHFLYFALNFTIDPSDDERDIHIPMAD; from the coding sequence AAAACAAAGAAAATCTTTCAGGATTTAATATGCTTTCTTTTACGTATAAATTTGCCCCAAAATGGATGGCTTATGTAGAACTTCAGACACGCTCAATTGAAGATTATACTTATATCGATTACTACGAAACCAAAGGAGGAGTTGGCTATAGTATTAATAAAAACAATCAAGCATTTATAGGTGTAGGACGTTACGGAACTTATAAAAAGCACAAAATAAGCCAAGAAGAACACCGCGTTTGGTTACAATATACATTGACAAATCGTATCAAAAGTTTAAAGTTCGATCACCGTCTGAGGGCAGAACAACGTTTTTTTCACAATGCTATTACGGACGAAAATACGAATACACAGCGCTATCGTTATAGACTAAGTGCGACTTTGCCACTTAATAATACCAAAGTCCAACCAGGAACTATTTTTGCAAATGCTTTTGAAGAAGTTTTTGTTGGACCACAGGATCAATTTTTCAAAAGAAGTAGGACTTTTGCAGGAATTGGCTACCAATTCAATGATAATATGAATGCCACTTCAGGTTATATGTTCCAAAGAGAATTTGCTTCCAAAGGCAATACCACTTTACATTTCTTGTATTTTGCCCTCAATTTTACGATAGACCCTTCGGATGACGAAAGAGATATCCATATTCCAATGGCTGATTAA
- a CDS encoding VOC family protein, producing MSITRIYVNLPVKDVQKTRTFWVKLGFSIDELYSNENGICVVMKEENIYVMFLLETFFQTFTDRPIAKGDTTQTLLAICVNTREEVDNMLDIAIENGGSSYSGARDYSWMYQRVFTDIDGHQWEVFFMDASQFPKE from the coding sequence GTGTCAATCACTCGAATTTATGTCAATTTGCCCGTGAAAGATGTCCAAAAAACAAGAACGTTTTGGGTGAAATTAGGATTTTCTATTGACGAACTTTATTCTAACGAAAACGGAATTTGCGTCGTCATGAAAGAGGAAAACATCTATGTTATGTTTTTGTTAGAAACTTTTTTCCAGACGTTTACAGACAGGCCAATTGCGAAAGGCGATACAACGCAAACACTTCTTGCAATCTGTGTTAATACGAGAGAAGAAGTGGACAATATGCTAGATATAGCCATAGAAAACGGTGGCTCATCATATAGTGGGGCACGCGATTATAGTTGGATGTACCAACGTGTATTTACGGATATCGATGGACATCAGTGGGAAGTTTTCTTTATGGACGCCTCTCAGTTTCCAAAAGAATAA
- a CDS encoding M1 family metallopeptidase, with translation MTKTALLLSFVSIGIFGQNFTKQDTLKGSNTEYRNFWDVKKYDITLEADYQTKSIKGSNKISFEITTDVVNPTFQIDLQQPMKTAKLKSSFAKNTTYKHEDDFIFIPTKRTFKKGEKLSITIDYEGNPVIAQKAPWDGGWIFTTDNNGNPWMTAADEGIGASIWLPCKDIWEDEPDYGISFKIITSKDLVGVANGKLIETKKLGKKTSYLWEVKNPINAYSIIPSIGKYVNFNETFDGEKGKLDLSYWVLDYNLDKAKKQFSQVKPMMKSFEYWFGAYPFYEDSYKIVESPHLGMEHQSNVAYGNRFENGYLGRDLSGSGVGLKWDFIIIHESGHEWFANNITAKDQADMWIHEAFTSYSETLYTESLFGKEDANAYVIGTRKAIQNDRPIIGKFGVRHEGSGDMYYKGANMLHTIRQVINDDEKFRQILRGLNKDFYHQTVTGKQIENYFIQKSGINLQSIFDQYLTTTYIPTLEYKQNGTKLEYRWTHTIKGFTMPLYLPSGESIIPKDTWQTTELKSFQPVEFSKNYYILYNKL, from the coding sequence ATGACTAAAACAGCACTATTATTAAGTTTTGTATCGATTGGCATCTTTGGACAGAATTTTACCAAACAAGACACTTTAAAGGGTTCTAATACAGAATACCGTAATTTTTGGGACGTTAAAAAATACGACATCACTCTGGAAGCTGATTATCAAACAAAAAGCATAAAAGGGAGTAACAAAATCAGTTTTGAGATTACTACAGATGTGGTTAATCCAACTTTCCAAATTGATCTTCAACAACCGATGAAAACAGCAAAACTAAAAAGCAGTTTTGCCAAGAACACAACTTACAAGCATGAAGATGATTTTATTTTTATTCCCACAAAAAGGACATTTAAAAAAGGTGAAAAACTTAGCATTACCATTGACTACGAGGGCAATCCTGTAATAGCCCAAAAAGCCCCTTGGGATGGCGGCTGGATTTTCACAACAGACAACAACGGAAATCCTTGGATGACCGCTGCAGACGAAGGGATTGGCGCGAGCATTTGGTTACCTTGCAAAGATATTTGGGAGGACGAACCAGATTATGGCATTAGTTTTAAAATTATAACATCAAAAGATTTGGTCGGCGTTGCCAACGGAAAACTTATAGAAACAAAAAAATTAGGTAAAAAAACATCGTATTTGTGGGAAGTTAAAAATCCAATCAATGCTTACTCTATTATTCCATCCATCGGAAAATATGTTAATTTTAATGAAACTTTTGATGGTGAAAAAGGAAAATTAGATCTTAGCTATTGGGTTTTGGACTACAATCTTGATAAAGCCAAGAAGCAATTTTCTCAGGTCAAACCTATGATGAAGTCTTTCGAATATTGGTTCGGTGCTTATCCATTTTATGAGGATTCTTACAAAATTGTGGAGTCGCCACATCTTGGTATGGAGCACCAAAGCAATGTCGCCTATGGAAACCGATTTGAAAACGGCTATCTGGGTCGCGATCTTTCTGGTTCTGGCGTTGGGCTAAAATGGGATTTTATTATCATTCATGAATCTGGACACGAATGGTTCGCCAATAATATTACAGCGAAAGACCAAGCCGATATGTGGATCCATGAGGCTTTCACAAGTTATTCGGAAACGCTGTACACCGAAAGCCTTTTTGGAAAAGAAGATGCCAATGCTTATGTGATAGGAACCAGAAAAGCCATACAAAATGACCGACCTATTATTGGAAAATTTGGTGTTCGACACGAAGGCAGTGGCGATATGTATTACAAAGGCGCAAATATGTTGCACACCATCCGACAAGTAATAAATGACGATGAAAAATTCCGTCAAATACTACGAGGACTTAACAAAGATTTTTACCACCAAACCGTTACAGGAAAGCAAATTGAAAATTATTTCATTCAAAAATCGGGGATTAATTTACAGTCGATTTTTGATCAATATTTAACAACAACCTATATCCCAACTTTGGAATATAAACAAAATGGAACTAAACTAGAATACCGCTGGACACATACAATTAAAGGATTTACTATGCCGCTTTATCTTCCTTCAGGAGAAAGCATCATTCCTAAAGACACTTGGCAAACAACGGAATTAAAATCTTTTCAACCAGTAGAATTTAGCAAAAACTATTACATTTTATATAATAAATTATAA
- a CDS encoding VOC family protein, whose product MAKLNSYLNFDGQAEEAFNFYKSVFGGEFAGEIHRMGNAPGMEQLSEDSKKRVMHIALPIGGDLLMGSDTIPEFGQALVKGNNNYVSIFPESREDAERIFNGLSAGGKIEMPLEDQFWGDYFGSFEDKFGIGWMVNYSNDAGYEG is encoded by the coding sequence ATGGCAAAATTAAATTCGTACCTCAATTTTGATGGTCAAGCAGAAGAAGCATTCAATTTTTACAAATCCGTTTTCGGAGGCGAATTTGCTGGAGAAATCCACAGAATGGGCAATGCTCCAGGAATGGAGCAACTTTCCGAAGATTCAAAAAAACGTGTCATGCACATTGCTTTGCCAATTGGCGGCGACCTTTTGATGGGCTCGGATACCATTCCAGAATTCGGGCAAGCTTTGGTAAAAGGCAATAACAATTATGTTTCTATTTTTCCAGAATCCCGAGAAGATGCCGAACGTATTTTCAATGGACTTTCTGCTGGAGGCAAAATAGAAATGCCATTAGAGGATCAGTTTTGGGGTGATTATTTTGGAAGTTTCGAAGATAAATTCGGAATTGGCTGGATGGTAAATTACAGCAATGACGCTGGCTACGAAGGATAA
- a CDS encoding VOC family protein, producing the protein MFLIEDYFETFSEKPVAKGDTTQVLVAISLGSREEVDKVVNTALQNGAYQHEEPQDDGWMYQNSFWDINGHGWNIIFADVSKLPKG; encoded by the coding sequence ATGTTTTTGATCGAGGACTATTTCGAAACATTCTCCGAAAAACCAGTCGCAAAAGGCGACACAACGCAGGTTTTGGTCGCTATTTCGTTAGGTAGCCGCGAAGAAGTTGATAAAGTCGTTAATACTGCTTTGCAAAACGGCGCTTATCAACACGAAGAACCACAAGACGATGGCTGGATGTATCAAAATTCGTTTTGGGATATCAACGGTCATGGCTGGAATATTATTTTCGCTGACGTTTCGAAACTTCCAAAAGGATAA
- a CDS encoding SRPBCC family protein, whose protein sequence is MDKILVKIEINKPINQVWESYNEPKHITKWCFANDDWHCPHSENDLRTGGAFKSRMEAKDGSFGFDFGGIYDEVKTLERIQYRMEDGREVETCFSKLDANRTEIVQQFDPEIENPEEMQREGWQAILNNFKKYTETEF, encoded by the coding sequence ATGGATAAAATATTAGTAAAAATAGAGATTAATAAACCAATTAACCAAGTTTGGGAAAGTTACAATGAGCCAAAACATATTACAAAATGGTGTTTTGCAAATGACGATTGGCATTGTCCGCATTCAGAAAATGATTTGAGAACAGGTGGCGCTTTCAAATCCCGAATGGAGGCAAAAGATGGAAGTTTTGGTTTTGACTTTGGCGGTATTTATGACGAAGTGAAAACCTTGGAACGTATACAATACCGCATGGAAGACGGTCGAGAGGTGGAAACTTGTTTTTCAAAATTGGATGCCAATCGTACAGAAATTGTTCAACAATTCGATCCAGAAATCGAAAATCCCGAGGAAATGCAACGCGAAGGTTGGCAAGCAATTCTTAATAATTTTAAGAAATATACCGAAACCGAATTTTAA
- a CDS encoding J domain-containing protein, giving the protein MKDYYYFLGISQDASAEDIKKVYRKLSMKYHPDKNDNDDFFELRFREVQEAYEVLIDTERRRSYDEQLNSAHQNIKSKLPPKIQKFHSDKIRARLGDEIRLYWQTYDADLVKILPFGLEKASGERRFKITQFDSQGKFQLLLHATNTSLHKTVVQAITITKLGENEVEEKPERKQRLENPRQEDKVKTTERKSQTEILKIISFVLFVVIVLLFAKKCF; this is encoded by the coding sequence ATGAAGGACTATTACTATTTTCTTGGTATTTCTCAAGATGCTTCTGCGGAAGACATCAAAAAAGTCTATCGAAAATTGTCAATGAAATACCATCCTGATAAAAATGATAACGATGATTTTTTCGAGTTGCGGTTCCGAGAAGTTCAGGAAGCTTATGAAGTTTTAATTGATACCGAACGTCGCAGATCTTACGATGAGCAGCTGAATAGCGCGCACCAGAATATAAAATCTAAACTTCCTCCAAAAATCCAGAAATTCCATTCCGACAAAATTAGAGCAAGATTAGGCGATGAGATCCGATTGTATTGGCAAACTTATGACGCCGATTTGGTGAAGATTTTACCTTTTGGTTTAGAAAAAGCGAGTGGTGAAAGACGTTTCAAAATAACGCAGTTTGATAGTCAGGGAAAATTTCAACTATTGTTACATGCGACCAATACAAGTTTACACAAAACCGTGGTACAGGCGATTACGATTACAAAATTGGGCGAAAATGAAGTAGAGGAGAAGCCCGAAAGAAAACAGCGACTAGAAAATCCGCGTCAAGAAGATAAGGTGAAAACCACTGAAAGGAAAAGTCAGACTGAGATTTTAAAAATCATCAGTTTCGTATTATTTGTTGTCATTGTTTTATTATTTGCAAAGAAATGCTTCTAA
- a CDS encoding alpha/beta fold hydrolase: MSPKESGFKQVNSINLYYEIYGEGKTLVLIHGGGGSIVNDFGLVIPVLSKYYKVLGIDLQNHGRSDHRSTPETFEQDADDVAELLEQLDISSASFLGFSNGGNTVMQIAYRHPKLVEKLIIGSAFYKQEGMIPNFFKDFEHVSLEMMPKSLQDNFLQLNPSNEKLLNMFEKDSQRMKNFKNWDEDILKSIQAKTLLINGAQDIVLNEHILEMNQLIPNSEVLILPATHGAYLMPDFEGKINHKLIDCTTEKILSFLEN, encoded by the coding sequence ATGTCACCAAAAGAATCTGGTTTTAAGCAAGTTAATAGCATTAATCTCTATTACGAAATCTATGGAGAAGGAAAAACTTTGGTACTGATTCATGGCGGTGGCGGTTCTATTGTAAACGATTTTGGGCTAGTAATTCCTGTCCTTTCAAAATATTATAAAGTCCTAGGAATCGACTTGCAAAATCATGGTAGAAGCGATCATAGATCTACTCCTGAAACTTTTGAACAAGACGCAGACGATGTTGCGGAACTTTTAGAACAACTGGATATTTCAAGTGCTTCTTTTCTAGGATTCAGCAATGGAGGAAATACTGTGATGCAGATTGCGTATCGGCACCCAAAACTAGTGGAAAAATTGATTATAGGATCCGCCTTTTATAAACAGGAAGGCATGATTCCTAATTTTTTCAAAGATTTTGAACATGTAAGTTTAGAAATGATGCCAAAGTCCCTGCAAGATAATTTTTTACAATTAAATCCTAGTAATGAGAAACTTCTTAATATGTTCGAAAAAGACAGCCAAAGGATGAAAAATTTTAAAAATTGGGACGAGGACATTTTGAAATCCATTCAAGCGAAAACCTTGCTGATAAATGGAGCACAAGATATTGTTTTGAATGAACATATTTTGGAAATGAATCAGTTAATTCCGAATTCCGAAGTTTTGATTTTACCAGCAACTCATGGCGCATATCTAATGCCCGATTTTGAGGGGAAGATTAATCACAAGTTAATTGATTGTACAACCGAAAAGATTCTTTCTTTTCTTGAGAATTAA